A window of the Echeneis naucrates chromosome 3, fEcheNa1.1, whole genome shotgun sequence genome harbors these coding sequences:
- the leo1 gene encoding RNA polymerase-associated protein LEO1 — translation MADMDELFGSDGDSDNDQRESGSGSGSGSDSEQERPRSASNASGSGSDSEREQDDDDEDEGQEAGKPSMNKELFGDDSEDEQHSQHSGSDNQSERSGNQSDASMHSDQGDNDHSDTEQHSGSERGHRDEDEDDEDRGQRSDGGSPAGSGMSGVGSPRSERGSGHSDRSVHSDPGTPQSGPATPHSDGEASGRENQSDDDKWDGGAKSDQSEDEEDKRHYSDEERENSDDEGPRSRKLESTKGSDSEDDFLRQKSNSKAASDSDSDSDVGTKKIKKTAADDLFGEADDISSDSDAEKPLTPGQPLDTEDGVEGEQAEEEPAPETRIEVEIPKVSTDLGSDLYFVKLPNFLSVEPRPFDPQYYEDEFEDEEMLDEEGRTRLKLKVENTIRWRVKRDEEGNETRESNARIVKWSDGSMSLHLGNEVFDVYKAPLQGDHNHLFIRQGTGLQGQAVFKTKLTFRPHSTDSATHRKMTLSLADRCSKTQKIRILPMAGRDPESHRNEMIKKEEERLRASIRRESQQRRMREKQHQRGLSSSYLEPDRYDDEEEGEEAISLAAIKSKYKGGGGLREERARIYSSDSDEGSDDDKAQRLMKAKKLDSDEEGEGSGKRKAEDDEEMSTKKAKKYVISDEEEDEEDDE, via the exons ATGGCGGACATGGATGAATTGTTCGGCAGTGATGGGGACAGCGACAATGACCAGCGAG AGTCTGGCTCCGGATCCGGCTCCGGCTCAGACTCAGAACAGGAGAGACCTCGATCTGCCAGCAACGCCTCAGGTAGTGGCAGCGACAGTGAGAGGGaacaggatgatgatgatgaagacgaaGGCCAGGAGGCAGGAAAACCCAGCATGAATAAG GAGCTGTTTGGAGATGACAGTGAGGATGAGCAGCACAGTCAACACAGTGGCAGCGACAATCAGTCTGAACGGTCAGGGAATCAGTCAGATGCTAGCATGCACTCAGACCAGGGAGACAACGATCACTctgacacagagcagcacagcggCTCAGAGCGCGGCCATCGagatgaggatgaggacgaTGAGGACAGGGGTCAGCGATCAGATGGAGGAAGCCCAGCTGGTAGTGGGATGTCTGGAGTCGGGAGCCCTCGTTCTGAGAGAGGCAGTGGCCATTCAGACAGAAG TGTGCACAGTGATCCTGGGACTCCACAGTCAGGGCCGGCCACACCTCACTCTGACGGAGAGGCTTCTGGCAGGGAGAACCAGTCAGATGACGACAAGTGGGATGGAGGGGCAAAGAGCGACCAGtcagaggatgaagaggataAACGTCATTACTCtgatgaagaaagagaaaactcAGATGATGAGGGACCAAGGAGCAGGAAATTAG agtCTACAAAGGGCAGTGACAGTGAGGATGATTTCCTAAGACAGAAAAGCAATTCAAAAGCTGCCtctgattcagattcagacAGCGATGttggaacaaagaaaa TAaagaaaactgcagcagatgACCTGTTTGGAGAGGCTGATGATATCTCTTCAGACAGTGATGCAGAGAAACCTCTGACCCCAGGACAGCCCCTG gATACAGAGGATGGCGTTGAAGGGGAGCAGGCAGAAGAGGAGCCAGCACCTGAGACTCGTATAGAAGTAGAGATTCCAAAGGTCAGCACAGACCTTGGATCTGACCTTTATTTTGTCAAGCTTcccaacttcctgtctgtggagcCCAG ACCATTTGATCCCCAGTACTATGAGGATGAAtttgaagatgaagaaatgctGGATGAAGAGGGACGGACCAGGCTCAAATTGAAG GTGGAGAACACTATTCGGTGGAGAGTCAAGAGAGACGAGGAGGGAAATGAAACACGAGAGAGCAACGCACGAATTGTCAAATGGTCTGATGGCAG CATGTCCCTCCATCTTGGGAACGAAGTGTTTGATGTTTACAAGGCTCCACTCCAGGGAGACCACAACCACCTGTTCATCCGACAGGGCACTGGACTGCAGGGACAGGCTGTGTTCAAAACCAAACTTACGTTCAG GCCCCATTCCACAGACAGCGCCACTCACAGGAAGATGACTCTGTCTCTGGCTGACCGCTGCTCTAAGACACAGAAGATCAGAATTCTTCCAATGGCCGGACGGGATCCAGAGTCACATCGCAACGAAATGATAAAG aaagaggaagagcgGCTGCGAGCTTCCATCCGTAGAGAGTCgcagcagaggaggatgagggagaAACAGCACCAGAGAGGCCTGAGCAGCAGCTACCTGGAGCCCGACCGTTacgatgatgaggaggagggcgAAGAGGCAATAAGCCTGGCAGCAATCAAGAGCAAATACAAGGGGGGAGGAGGCCTTAGAG AGGAGCGAGCAAGGATCTACTCGTCAGATAGTGATGAAGGCTCTGATGATGATAAAGCCCAGAGGTTGATGAAGGCCAAGAAGCTAGACAGCGATGAG GAGGGCGAGGGATCAGggaagagaaaggcagaggatGATGAGGAAATGTCCACCAAGAAGGCCAAGAAATATGTCATCAgcgatgaagaggaggatgaagaggatgatgaataA